Proteins from one Paenibacillus amylolyticus genomic window:
- the thiS gene encoding sulfur carrier protein ThiS, whose translation MNIIVNGQRMEIEDSLNRVDKLLQSLNLQVKTVVVELNRHILTREYHETTALREGDRIEIVHFVGGG comes from the coding sequence GTGAATATCATCGTTAACGGTCAACGGATGGAGATTGAAGATAGCTTGAATCGAGTGGATAAACTGCTCCAATCATTGAACCTGCAAGTCAAGACTGTAGTTGTAGAGCTGAACAGGCACATTTTAACGCGGGAGTATCATGAGACAACGGCATTAAGAGAAGGCGATCGAATCGAGATTGTACATTTTGTAGGAGGCGGTTGA
- a CDS encoding thiamine diphosphokinase — protein sequence MKVKRIVIFTGGNVSPELLQEIREDDIIIGADRGALFLIEHGVQPHIAVGDFDSISEEERTIVSNNSTTFITCDPVHKDLTDTEMAFETALDHEPTHILMLGATGTRMDHTLANVHIMVRAMQHHISCSIQDKHNYMTLTTSKAVVEHRDYKYVSLLPLTHEVTGITLEGFMYPLNQATIRMGQSLGVSNQLLGTSGTVTIDSGLLLIIQSKD from the coding sequence ATGAAGGTGAAACGGATTGTTATTTTTACAGGCGGAAATGTATCTCCGGAATTACTTCAGGAAATACGTGAAGATGACATAATCATCGGGGCCGATCGCGGCGCATTATTTTTGATCGAACACGGTGTTCAGCCTCATATTGCAGTTGGCGATTTCGACTCTATCTCTGAAGAGGAACGTACAATTGTAAGTAACAACAGCACTACATTCATTACATGCGACCCTGTTCATAAGGATCTCACCGATACGGAAATGGCATTTGAAACGGCGTTAGACCACGAACCTACTCACATTTTAATGTTAGGCGCTACAGGTACACGTATGGATCACACACTCGCTAATGTACATATCATGGTTCGCGCGATGCAGCATCATATCTCCTGTTCCATTCAGGACAAACACAACTATATGACACTCACAACATCCAAAGCTGTGGTTGAACACCGTGACTATAAATATGTTTCTTTACTTCCGTTGACGCATGAAGTTACTGGTATAACCTTGGAGGGTTTTATGTATCCGCTGAATCAAGCCACCATTCGCATGGGACAATCCTTGGGTGTAAGCAACCAACTTCTAGGCACTTCCGGCACAGTCACGATTGATAGTGGCTTACTCCTGATCATTCAAAGCAAAGATTAA
- the pdhA gene encoding pyruvate dehydrogenase (acetyl-transferring) E1 component subunit alpha, producing MSKVPYEVYTEDVEALSVLSPDGEIINKDMMPILSDDQLKEIMYRMVFTRTWDDRAVNLGRQGRLGFYAPVSGQEATMVGSEFAIEKEDFVCPGYRDIPQLVWHGLPLYQAFLYSRGHQHGGQIPDGVNVLMPQIIIGAQILHAMGIAMGYKLKKQKQVVITYTGDGGSSEGDFYEGLNYAGVYKLPVIFFVQNNGYAITTPFAKQTAALSIAHKAVAAGIKGVKVDGMDIFAVIKAVQEAAERGRNGEGATLIEAVTYRFRPHSLSDDASKYRTKEEEAEWSAKDPIARFAKYLEKKGLWTEEDTARVKEEAKAKVNEEIKKAEKTEKMTISGLIDSMFEQTPKHLEEQKADFQ from the coding sequence ATGAGCAAGGTTCCTTATGAAGTGTATACAGAGGATGTAGAAGCTCTGTCCGTGCTGTCTCCTGACGGCGAAATTATTAACAAAGACATGATGCCTATACTTTCCGATGATCAATTAAAAGAAATTATGTACCGCATGGTATTTACCCGTACTTGGGATGACCGTGCAGTAAACCTGGGCCGTCAAGGTCGTCTTGGTTTCTATGCTCCAGTATCTGGTCAAGAAGCTACAATGGTTGGTAGTGAATTTGCAATTGAAAAAGAAGACTTTGTATGTCCTGGCTATCGTGACATTCCGCAACTCGTATGGCATGGACTTCCTCTTTATCAAGCATTCTTGTACTCCCGTGGACACCAACATGGTGGACAAATTCCAGATGGCGTTAACGTATTGATGCCACAAATCATCATTGGTGCACAAATTCTGCATGCAATGGGTATCGCTATGGGTTACAAACTGAAGAAACAAAAACAAGTTGTTATCACGTACACAGGTGATGGCGGTTCTTCTGAAGGTGACTTCTATGAAGGTCTGAACTACGCTGGTGTATACAAACTGCCTGTTATCTTCTTCGTACAAAACAATGGTTATGCCATCACAACTCCTTTTGCTAAACAAACGGCAGCTCTGTCCATCGCTCACAAAGCGGTAGCAGCAGGTATCAAAGGTGTTAAAGTTGACGGTATGGACATCTTCGCTGTTATCAAAGCTGTTCAGGAAGCTGCTGAGCGTGGACGTAACGGAGAAGGCGCAACATTGATCGAAGCAGTAACATATCGTTTCCGTCCTCACTCCCTTTCGGATGATGCTTCCAAGTATCGTACAAAAGAAGAAGAGGCAGAATGGTCTGCTAAAGATCCTATCGCACGTTTTGCTAAATATCTGGAGAAAAAAGGTCTTTGGACTGAAGAAGATACAGCACGTGTGAAAGAAGAAGCAAAAGCTAAAGTAAATGAAGAGATCAAAAAAGCGGAAAAAACCGAGAAAATGACGATTTCAGGCTTGATCGACAGCATGTTCGAACAAACGCCTAAGCACTTGGAAGAGCAAAAAGCTGATTTCCAATAA
- a CDS encoding C40 family peptidase gives MKTNIFVQKAVTVGLCATLGFGAVLMTNAPVAQAATASVSTGQQIVNYGKQFTGTPYKFGASTSTTKVFDCSSFMKYIFKKYGVDLPRTSVSQSKEGTAVSKANLRVGDLVFFSSGSRSTGSNITHVGVYAGNGKILHTYGSPGVTISDLNSGTWKRTYIKARRVL, from the coding sequence ATGAAAACAAACATCTTTGTCCAAAAGGCCGTAACCGTCGGGTTGTGCGCTACACTAGGTTTTGGAGCTGTATTAATGACTAACGCCCCTGTTGCACAGGCAGCAACTGCTTCTGTGTCCACAGGTCAACAGATTGTTAATTATGGTAAACAATTTACTGGAACTCCATATAAATTTGGTGCTTCAACATCAACAACCAAAGTTTTTGACTGCTCTTCCTTTATGAAATATATTTTCAAAAAGTATGGTGTAGACTTGCCGCGCACATCCGTAAGCCAATCTAAAGAAGGTACAGCTGTATCCAAAGCTAATCTTCGTGTTGGCGATCTTGTATTCTTCTCGAGCGGTAGCCGTTCTACGGGTTCTAACATTACTCATGTAGGCGTATATGCAGGGAACGGAAAGATTCTGCATACGTATGGATCTCCAGGTGTAACGATCTCGGATCTGAACTCCGGTACTTGGAAGAGAACTTACATTAAAGCTCGTCGTGTACTGTAG
- a CDS encoding low molecular weight protein-tyrosine-phosphatase produces MIHVLFVCLGNICRSPMAEAVLRHKVLEKGLEHQIRVDSAGTGNWHVGKPPHEGTRKLLDSYQISYANMAARQFASEDFSQFDYIVCMDNSNADNVRNVAGGAEADIIKFMDMLPEEKLREVPDPYYTGNFEEVYELVNVGCDVLLRKIEEEHSITQ; encoded by the coding sequence ATGATTCACGTTTTGTTTGTATGTCTGGGCAACATCTGTAGATCTCCAATGGCTGAAGCAGTCCTGCGTCATAAAGTCCTGGAGAAGGGGCTTGAACACCAGATTCGTGTGGATTCGGCAGGTACAGGAAACTGGCACGTTGGCAAACCTCCGCATGAAGGAACTCGAAAATTGCTGGATTCCTACCAGATTTCTTATGCGAACATGGCAGCGAGACAATTCGCCAGCGAAGACTTTAGTCAATTTGATTACATTGTGTGTATGGATAATTCGAATGCAGATAATGTACGCAACGTTGCAGGCGGAGCTGAAGCGGATATCATCAAGTTTATGGACATGCTTCCAGAGGAAAAACTCAGGGAAGTACCGGACCCGTATTACACGGGCAATTTTGAAGAGGTATACGAATTGGTCAACGTAGGCTGCGACGTTCTGTTGAGAAAGATTGAAGAGGAACATTCCATAACCCAGTAA
- a CDS encoding ATPase, T2SS/T4P/T4SS family — MLWNTIWISLILILCLTYIWFKYRTFLREKNAHIPEQESFTIDTLIEKVKNSLHELSHSQLADAGLHEEEYRRRINQRAEMRKALKGCVSGSISDKTYVKNLIGDLLTRSIGLNKSNVDEVILFAEPDLLSIQDRFEIVFYLYRQQFGVDALSRLIDTYDLGRLRMEEGTDDGGSYYISEEDIHYVFECEYRELGFREKIDIIVQRIYQHYKGFSVVDEIRDQRIDGVSGGVSGMLDAVHSMGFRKPASWNDLLDQGLDDDAHEEPLSGMESVWIFYKGKSIHLSFLSFGSIRELKRVCQNIYKYNYPGQLSEASGYKVNEMKDGSRVVVVRPPFAESWAFFVRKFDIPNASLEQLVTGNNANLPIELLQYLMKGSRITAVTGAQGSGKTTLLMAMVKHIYASYTLRVQEMAFELQLRRIYSRRNILSFRETEHISGQQGLDLQKKTDGTVNILGEVASDEVAAWMIQMSQVASLFTLFTHHAKTFRDLVFSLRNSLLKTGMFQHEHIAEEQVVSVINFDVHMKKDAEGRRYIERITECLPRANQGDSVEERAGFTFRNVVEYRNGEYVATSPISSECMTDMREQMTLQDAEKFGLFMKQHWGDPHDN; from the coding sequence ATGCTCTGGAATACCATATGGATAAGTTTAATTTTGATTCTGTGCCTGACGTATATCTGGTTCAAATATAGAACGTTTCTTCGTGAAAAGAATGCGCATATTCCTGAACAGGAATCATTCACGATTGACACGCTGATTGAGAAGGTGAAGAACTCACTTCATGAGCTCAGCCATAGTCAACTCGCGGATGCAGGTCTGCACGAAGAAGAATACCGTCGAAGAATCAATCAACGTGCCGAGATGAGAAAAGCGCTGAAGGGCTGTGTCTCAGGCAGTATCAGCGACAAAACGTATGTCAAAAACCTGATCGGGGATCTGCTGACCCGAAGCATAGGTCTGAACAAATCCAATGTAGATGAAGTTATTTTGTTTGCGGAACCCGATTTGTTGTCGATCCAGGACCGATTCGAAATTGTGTTTTATCTGTACCGACAGCAATTTGGTGTGGATGCACTCTCCCGATTAATTGATACCTACGACCTCGGAAGGTTGAGAATGGAGGAAGGTACGGACGACGGAGGGAGTTATTATATATCCGAGGAAGACATTCACTATGTTTTCGAGTGTGAATATCGGGAACTCGGATTCAGAGAGAAGATAGATATCATCGTGCAGCGTATTTACCAACATTACAAAGGGTTCTCGGTTGTTGACGAGATAAGGGACCAACGTATTGATGGGGTTAGTGGTGGTGTCAGCGGTATGCTTGATGCTGTTCATAGTATGGGATTTCGAAAACCGGCATCTTGGAATGATTTGCTGGATCAAGGACTGGATGATGATGCGCATGAAGAGCCGCTTAGCGGTATGGAAAGTGTCTGGATTTTTTATAAAGGTAAGTCCATTCATCTATCCTTTCTGTCATTCGGCAGCATCCGTGAATTGAAAAGGGTATGCCAAAATATATACAAATACAATTATCCCGGACAGTTGTCGGAGGCAAGTGGATACAAGGTGAATGAGATGAAAGACGGCTCCCGTGTTGTAGTTGTTCGTCCTCCATTCGCAGAATCATGGGCATTTTTCGTCCGGAAGTTCGATATTCCTAATGCTTCACTTGAACAGTTGGTTACAGGTAACAACGCAAATCTGCCAATTGAATTACTTCAATACCTCATGAAAGGAAGCCGGATCACAGCAGTAACCGGAGCACAGGGATCTGGTAAAACAACGTTGCTTATGGCAATGGTCAAACACATCTATGCATCGTACACCCTTCGGGTGCAGGAGATGGCGTTCGAACTTCAATTAAGACGGATCTATAGCCGGCGTAATATTTTGAGTTTCCGAGAGACTGAACACATTTCAGGTCAACAAGGGCTTGATTTGCAGAAAAAAACGGATGGTACCGTCAATATTCTTGGTGAGGTTGCGAGTGATGAAGTGGCCGCATGGATGATCCAAATGTCTCAGGTTGCCAGTCTGTTCACCCTGTTTACCCACCATGCCAAAACGTTTCGTGATCTGGTCTTCTCCCTTCGTAATTCCTTGCTCAAGACAGGCATGTTCCAACATGAGCATATTGCTGAGGAGCAGGTGGTGAGTGTCATCAATTTCGATGTTCATATGAAGAAAGATGCTGAGGGACGAAGATATATCGAACGTATTACGGAATGTCTTCCTCGTGCGAATCAAGGTGACAGCGTGGAAGAGAGGGCAGGTTTTACATTTCGTAATGTTGTGGAGTACAGGAATGGAGAGTATGTTGCAACATCTCCAATCTCTTCGGAATGCATGACGGACATGCGAGAACAGATGACATTACAGGATGCCGAGAAATTTGGACTGTTTATGAAGCAACACTGGGGTGATCCGCATGACAATTAA
- the thiO gene encoding glycine oxidase ThiO: MNEIVKGQNREDFNHQQKPETDIRSKSITDPPDKIRAETIIVGGGVIGCAIAYELASRGQDVLLLDRSAIAGGTSCAAAGMLAADSEDFVHPLMAKLARQSRQLLTEQQVLMASLSSVEVGLQRHGFLTPFRSYNELSRYKHNRNAGLSADEVWWDRSAVQQEASWLNRDTYGAYYRPYESEILPVHLTKAYAESAQALGARIMEDIQDIRVQANEHGVQGITTSIGEITCKHVIIAAGLQGEELMKHVNLSLPVWSVKGEMAAVQFSDEHAGYRPDRTVYAEDIYIVPKANGEVWLGATSLPGRTDLNVSVQSVQKLLTAATHWVPGIKDAQFMRAWAGVRPATPDGLPYIGACKSIPGLFAAFGHYRNGILLSAITGRLIAELIAGKSSEELGIEALSPERLNREGVVQ, encoded by the coding sequence ATGAACGAGATCGTAAAGGGTCAGAACAGGGAAGATTTCAATCATCAACAGAAACCTGAAACGGATATAAGAAGCAAAAGTATTACTGATCCACCCGATAAGATTCGTGCGGAAACGATTATTGTAGGCGGAGGCGTTATTGGTTGTGCCATTGCATATGAGCTTGCTTCACGAGGACAGGATGTACTGTTACTGGACCGTTCTGCGATTGCAGGAGGGACTTCATGCGCAGCGGCTGGAATGCTGGCGGCAGATAGTGAGGATTTTGTTCATCCTTTGATGGCTAAGCTTGCCAGGCAGAGCAGGCAGTTACTTACTGAGCAACAAGTGCTTATGGCTTCCCTCAGTAGTGTAGAGGTTGGTCTGCAACGCCATGGATTCCTGACCCCTTTTCGATCATACAACGAATTAAGCCGCTATAAGCATAATCGAAATGCTGGTTTATCTGCTGATGAGGTATGGTGGGATCGTTCAGCCGTGCAACAGGAAGCATCATGGCTTAACAGAGATACGTATGGAGCCTACTACAGACCTTACGAGAGTGAGATTCTTCCAGTCCATCTCACGAAGGCATATGCTGAATCCGCTCAAGCCCTGGGAGCACGAATTATGGAGGACATACAGGATATACGTGTGCAAGCAAACGAACACGGCGTGCAGGGGATCACCACATCAATTGGTGAGATAACGTGCAAACATGTCATTATCGCGGCTGGCTTACAGGGTGAAGAGTTGATGAAACATGTGAATCTGAGCTTGCCTGTGTGGTCGGTAAAAGGTGAAATGGCTGCCGTTCAGTTCTCAGATGAACATGCAGGGTATAGACCTGACAGAACGGTATATGCAGAGGATATCTATATTGTTCCCAAAGCCAATGGGGAAGTCTGGCTCGGGGCAACCAGTCTGCCAGGCAGAACGGACCTGAACGTTTCTGTACAGAGTGTTCAGAAGTTGCTAACAGCCGCTACCCACTGGGTACCTGGGATTAAAGACGCACAATTCATGCGAGCGTGGGCTGGCGTTAGACCGGCAACTCCAGATGGGCTGCCTTATATTGGTGCATGCAAGAGTATACCTGGGCTGTTCGCTGCCTTCGGGCATTACCGCAACGGAATCTTGCTTAGTGCGATAACAGGCAGACTTATCGCGGAGTTAATCGCTGGCAAAAGCTCGGAGGAACTCGGGATTGAGGCGTTGAGCCCTGAGCGACTGAACAGAGAGGGAGTGGTGCAGTGA
- a CDS encoding thiazole synthase has protein sequence MLSIGKYTFESRLLLGTGKFSDLEVQSHAVEASGTEVLTFAVRRLNLEERNQKHFLDTLDLDQYTLLPNTAGASTAEEAVRIAELARASGLCDMIKVEVIGDGITLLPDPIETYKACEILLEKGFTVLPYISDDVILAKRLQLLGVHAVMPGASPIGGGRGIINAYNLEIIIEQAVVPVIVDAGLRSPKDAAYAMELGADGVLLNTAVSGSGDPVSMAKAMRLGVEAGRLAYEAGMIPVKRYAAASSPVEGMVHT, from the coding sequence ATGTTGAGTATTGGGAAATACACGTTTGAGTCCAGATTGTTGCTCGGAACTGGCAAGTTTTCGGATCTGGAAGTGCAAAGTCATGCTGTGGAAGCATCTGGCACAGAAGTTTTAACTTTTGCTGTTCGTCGTCTGAATCTGGAGGAACGTAATCAGAAGCATTTTCTGGATACATTGGATCTGGACCAATACACGCTTCTTCCGAATACGGCTGGAGCCTCCACTGCGGAAGAAGCGGTGCGGATTGCCGAGCTTGCGCGGGCTTCAGGACTTTGTGATATGATAAAAGTCGAAGTCATCGGAGATGGAATAACATTGCTCCCAGATCCGATTGAAACGTACAAGGCTTGCGAAATTTTGCTTGAAAAGGGCTTTACTGTGCTACCTTATATTTCGGATGATGTCATTCTGGCCAAAAGGCTGCAACTGCTTGGCGTACATGCTGTAATGCCTGGTGCTTCTCCTATCGGAGGTGGCAGAGGCATCATTAATGCCTATAACCTTGAGATCATCATTGAACAGGCGGTTGTGCCTGTGATTGTGGATGCAGGATTGCGCTCCCCGAAAGATGCTGCGTATGCGATGGAACTTGGTGCGGATGGTGTATTGTTGAATACCGCTGTATCCGGATCAGGAGATCCAGTAAGCATGGCTAAAGCGATGCGATTGGGGGTAGAGGCAGGCAGACTGGCATATGAGGCAGGCATGATACCCGTGAAGCGTTATGCAGCAGCCAGTAGTCCGGTGGAAGGAATGGTTCATACATGA
- a CDS encoding thiamine phosphate synthase, with product MHVVSTGAGDQAAFVNAAKEVWSWVDYIHIREKQLTWQNKVDWAESLRNVGIPSCRIVINGSKLPSQNDIYGGVHWGQEALRKYNSNNEVISNVQRIRLGVSVHSIEEAQIAEERGADYLFFGHVYSTNSKPDLAPRGLYALNEVCRGVSLPVIAIGGIEPGNIHAIRSAGAKGVAVISNVWSSDSPDRAAASLRQAIIATEV from the coding sequence TTGCATGTTGTATCTACGGGTGCAGGGGATCAAGCAGCTTTTGTAAATGCTGCCAAGGAAGTATGGTCCTGGGTGGATTATATTCACATACGCGAGAAACAACTCACATGGCAAAACAAGGTCGATTGGGCTGAAAGTCTGCGTAACGTTGGCATTCCATCTTGCCGCATCGTTATCAATGGTTCAAAACTGCCTTCACAGAATGACATCTATGGCGGTGTACATTGGGGGCAAGAGGCTTTGCGCAAGTACAACTCCAACAATGAGGTCATAAGCAATGTGCAGCGAATTCGATTGGGTGTATCTGTTCATTCCATCGAGGAGGCACAAATCGCTGAAGAACGGGGAGCTGATTACCTTTTCTTCGGGCATGTCTACTCAACCAACAGTAAGCCTGATCTTGCGCCAAGAGGGTTATATGCTCTTAATGAAGTATGCAGAGGTGTTTCCCTACCTGTCATCGCAATCGGAGGCATAGAGCCGGGAAATATTCACGCGATTCGCTCTGCGGGCGCAAAAGGAGTCGCTGTGATCTCAAATGTATGGTCAAGTGATTCGCCGGATCGGGCTGCTGCTTCACTAAGGCAGGCTATCATTGCTACGGAAGTCTGA
- a CDS encoding trimeric intracellular cation channel family protein yields the protein MDLHIFEVFSIIGTIAFAMSGAFVAMEEEYDILGVLVLGLVTAFGGGIIRNVLIGIPVTTLWSQGSLIMLALVSVAVAFILPLKWISHWKRTEALFDAIGLAAFAIQGALYAANMGHPISAVIVAAVMTGIGGGVIRDVLAGRKPLVLRDEIYAVWAMTAGFVIGMGWLTTNAGLLLCFAAVVFFRMCSVHYKWKLPRRSLVASDTVDVSPQPESIVTQPTSSVLQGTLSKGD from the coding sequence TTGGACTTACACATTTTTGAAGTATTCAGTATTATAGGCACCATCGCATTTGCAATGTCCGGTGCTTTCGTGGCAATGGAAGAGGAGTATGACATTTTGGGAGTACTTGTGCTTGGACTTGTCACGGCATTTGGAGGCGGGATTATCCGGAATGTACTTATAGGTATACCTGTAACGACATTATGGAGTCAGGGATCACTTATTATGTTAGCCTTAGTATCTGTAGCGGTTGCGTTTATATTGCCTCTCAAGTGGATTAGTCACTGGAAGCGAACAGAGGCATTGTTTGATGCAATCGGACTTGCAGCATTTGCAATCCAAGGTGCACTGTACGCGGCGAACATGGGACATCCCATTAGCGCAGTTATCGTAGCAGCAGTAATGACCGGTATTGGTGGAGGCGTTATTCGTGATGTGCTTGCTGGACGCAAACCGCTCGTATTGCGTGATGAAATCTATGCTGTATGGGCGATGACAGCCGGTTTTGTCATAGGTATGGGCTGGTTAACAACGAATGCCGGATTATTGCTTTGTTTCGCGGCCGTTGTATTCTTCCGGATGTGTTCTGTACATTATAAATGGAAGCTGCCACGTCGTTCGTTGGTCGCATCCGACACGGTGGACGTCAGTCCTCAGCCGGAAAGCATTGTAACACAGCCAACATCGTCTGTACTTCAAGGCACGTTAAGCAAGGGGGATTAA
- a CDS encoding ABC-F family ATP-binding cassette domain-containing protein: MSLLSVENVSHNFGDRTLFKNVSFRLLAGERVGLVGANGVGKSTLMNILTGKLLKDSGKVEWTPKVRYGYLDQHTKLTPGKTIRDVLKDAFLPLLELEKEMMNITDQMADADPDKLEQLLEEMGDIQEQLEQGDFYLIDVKVEEMANGLGLSAIGLDRDVAALSGGQRTKVLLAKLLLEKPTALLLDEPTNYLDVEHIEWLSRYLKDYPHAFLLISHDTEFMNEVVNVIYHLEFAKLTRYAANYTKFLEMADMNKAQHIDAYEKQQEYIKKQEDFIQRNKARASTSGRAKSREKQLDKIERIDRPDVAAKPTFKFKDARASSKTVFEGIDFEIGYTYPLLPKMTMTIERGEKIAIVGCNGVGKSTLLKTILGKISPLSGKTFLGDYLETAYFEQEVRAGNITPIEDVWNEFSHLTQNEVRGHLARCGLKNEHITRPLNMLSGGEQAKVRLCKLLMRESNWILFDEPTNHLDVTAKAELQRALKEFKGTVLLVSHEPDFYEGWVTKTWNVEEWSEKK, encoded by the coding sequence ATGAGTTTATTGTCAGTAGAGAACGTGAGTCACAATTTTGGAGATCGCACGTTATTTAAAAATGTATCATTTCGTTTGCTTGCCGGAGAGCGCGTAGGTCTTGTTGGTGCCAATGGTGTAGGTAAATCTACATTAATGAACATCCTTACCGGTAAATTGCTTAAAGACAGTGGAAAAGTGGAATGGACCCCTAAAGTCCGTTATGGATATCTGGATCAGCACACAAAGCTCACGCCAGGCAAAACGATTCGTGATGTGCTTAAGGATGCTTTCCTTCCGCTGCTTGAATTGGAAAAAGAAATGATGAATATCACAGACCAGATGGCAGATGCAGATCCGGATAAGCTGGAGCAATTGCTGGAAGAAATGGGTGATATTCAGGAACAACTGGAGCAGGGCGATTTTTATCTGATTGACGTCAAAGTCGAAGAGATGGCCAATGGTCTTGGTTTGTCTGCTATCGGTCTTGACCGAGATGTCGCAGCTCTAAGTGGTGGACAACGGACCAAGGTGCTACTTGCCAAGCTTTTGCTCGAGAAACCTACCGCTCTCTTACTGGATGAGCCGACCAACTATCTGGATGTAGAGCACATTGAATGGCTGTCACGTTATCTGAAGGACTACCCGCACGCGTTCCTCCTCATCTCTCATGACACGGAATTCATGAATGAAGTTGTGAATGTCATTTATCATTTGGAATTTGCCAAATTAACGAGATATGCAGCGAACTATACCAAGTTCCTAGAGATGGCTGATATGAATAAAGCCCAGCATATTGATGCGTACGAGAAGCAGCAAGAGTACATCAAGAAGCAGGAAGATTTCATTCAACGCAACAAGGCGCGGGCTTCAACTTCAGGGCGAGCGAAGAGCCGGGAGAAACAGCTGGACAAGATTGAACGTATTGATCGTCCAGATGTAGCGGCTAAACCAACGTTCAAATTCAAGGATGCCCGCGCGAGTAGCAAAACGGTCTTTGAGGGTATTGATTTTGAAATTGGGTATACGTATCCTTTGCTGCCCAAAATGACGATGACGATTGAACGTGGTGAGAAAATTGCCATCGTAGGCTGTAATGGTGTGGGTAAATCGACACTGTTGAAAACCATCCTCGGGAAAATATCTCCACTGAGTGGAAAGACCTTTTTGGGGGATTATCTCGAAACGGCCTATTTTGAACAGGAAGTCCGTGCTGGAAATATCACACCGATAGAGGATGTGTGGAATGAGTTTTCACATTTGACCCAGAACGAGGTTCGGGGTCATCTCGCTCGCTGCGGTTTGAAAAATGAGCACATTACCCGTCCACTCAACATGCTGAGTGGTGGAGAACAAGCCAAGGTTCGTTTGTGCAAACTACTGATGCGCGAAAGCAACTGGATTCTATTCGATGAGCCAACGAACCATCTGGATGTGACAGCCAAAGCAGAGTTGCAACGGGCCTTGAAAGAATTCAAGGGAACGGTGTTGCTGGTTTCCCATGAACCTGATTTTTATGAGGGCTGGGTCACCAAAACATGGAATGTCGAAGAGTGGTCTGAGAAAAAATAG
- a CDS encoding winged helix-turn-helix domain-containing protein, which yields MNRAGEYLTLTPKEYELLEFLALHVNEACTRSDILREVWGYEYAMDTNVVDVYIKHLRVKVDKGRSVKLIHTVRGIGYMLHDKN from the coding sequence GTGAATCGTGCGGGGGAGTACCTGACTTTAACGCCAAAAGAGTACGAACTGCTGGAATTTCTGGCCTTGCATGTGAATGAAGCATGTACCCGAAGTGATATTTTACGGGAAGTATGGGGGTATGAGTATGCGATGGATACCAACGTTGTGGATGTGTATATCAAACATCTGAGGGTAAAGGTGGATAAGGGGAGAAGTGTGAAACTGATTCATACGGTACGTGGGATAGGTTACATGTTACACGATAAAAATTAG